The following nucleotide sequence is from Bacteroidales bacterium.
GCAAGGCTTTCAGAGTAAAAGTCTACTCTTCCTTCCCGGAAGTTAGACTGGAACTGAACGGAGTAATTATTGGGAGCAAAACCCTTGACTCGGCAGATCGCTACACAGCAGAATTTGAATTGCCCTATGCTTCCGGCGAACTAAAGGCCATTGGTATTCAGGGAGGGAAGGAGATGGAGACCAAAATACTGCTTACTTCGGGGGATGCCAGTGAATTGTTTCTGGAGGCTGAAAAGGATCAGATTGCTGCAAACAGGAATTCCCTGGTATTTATAAATGTAAGCTCTCTGGATGTTAAAGGCCAGTCGGTTCTTAATCATGAACCGGAGCTCAGGGTGGATGTCGCCGGTCCGGTCTTCCTGATGGCAGCAGGCAATGCCAGTCCAGAACACCAGGGAAGTTTTACCGACGAGGTTTTTGACCTGTTCAGAGGTAAAGGCATGGTGATACTCCGATCGACCGGCAAGCCCGGAGAAATTGTGGTGGAAGTCTCATCGGAAGATCTGAAGCCAGCCAGGCTCACTCTGCATGCAGAGTAAAGCAATGATTACAAATCGGAAAATCCCTCATTTATCCATTGGCTCATCCACTGGATCTGCTCAGGGTTCCATAGTTGTTTATGAAGCATGGTCCGTTTGGACCGAAATGCAGGAATTCTGCCCGGATACCTGGATTCTCTGGCAAAGCCATGCATAAAATTTGCTTTCAATACGAATTATGCTCTACCTTTATCATTGTATCAATACCACCATTATGAAAAAAGTAACAACAATTCTTGTTCTGTTTTTGGCAGTGTGAGCCATGTATGGGCAGGATATCATTGGAACCTGGAATGGAGCATTCACAGTTGAGCCTCCTCAGGGCGATGCAATAACATTAAGGATTGTATTCCATATTGAGGCTGCAGACGACGGCTTCAACACTACCCTGGATAGTCCTGATCAGAACGCCTTTGGGATAGCGACTGATGCCACTACCTTTTCAGAGAAGGAGTTAAGCAATAAAATAGGGGAACTTGATTTTGTATTTACGGGAAAACTCACTGATGCCGGGAGCATCGATGGTTCATTTACCCAGATAGGACAAACCTTTGATCTGGATTTGACCAGGCAGGATGAGTAGCCGGCATTGCTTCATCATTCAGAAAAATTATTTTTGCATAAATCTCTTTTGAAGAGCTTATGCGGGAAGCTATTACCTGAACTTTCTGCCACCGGGAGAAGTCAACTTTGAGGGCTATGGATAATTATGATGTGCTCGTGGTGGGGGCTGGCCCTGCCGGTTTGCTGGCTGCAGGCAGTGCGGCCCAGAGAGGTTCCAGGGTGCTTGTGCTGGAGAAAATGAGGCAGGAGGGCAGAAAGCTTTTAATAAGCGGGAAGGGCCGGTGCAATATTACCAACGATGCAGAAGTCACGGAGTTTGTCAGGCATGTCCATCCTTCCGGCCGCTTTCTTCGTCCTGCTTTCGGACAATTTTTTTCTAAAGAGATTCTGGAGCTGCTTCATCAATATGGAGTGGAGACTATTTGCGAACGTGGAGGTCGATACTTTCCTGCCAGTAACCATTCCTCAGATGTGTTATCGGCGCTTCTGAGATGGTTAAAGGAGCTGAATGTGGAAATCCGTTGTGGGCACAGGGTCGAAAAACTGATTTTGGTAAACCGGGTCATTCAGGGTGTTCAGTCCGACGGTCAGGAATTCCGGGCCCCCAGGGTGATCCTGGCCACCGGAGGGAAATCCTATCCGGCCACCGGATCGAATGGGGAAGGATATGAACTGGCACGTTCAGCGGGGCATACACTTACGCCGGTCAGACCAGCCCTGGTTCCTCTCGAAACTACAGGGGATATGGCCCGGAAGCTTCAGGGCCTTACCCTGAAAAATGTAAGGGCCACGGTTTGGGTGAATGATAAGAAAAGAGCAGAAGATTTCGGAGAGATGATCTTTACTCATTTCGGACTCTCGGGCCCTGTTATACTTACGCTCAGCAGGATGGTGGTTGATGCATTGCGTGAGGAGAGTCAGGTGGAGGTATCAATCGATCTGAAGCCCGCTCTGGATGAGCAAAAACTGGATACGCGCCTGCTTCGGGATCTGAATGCTTCAGGGAAAAAATTAATTACCAATCTCTTTCGAAACTGGCTGCCGGCCTCCATGATTCCGGTTTTTTTGGATACCCTTGGAATTGATCCGGCCAAGGAGGGTCATCAGATCTCATCGGGAGAGCGAAAGGCGATCCGGAACCTGATGAAGGACCTGCGGTTTAAAATCCAGGCACATCGTTCGTTTAAAGAAGCCATTATTACCGCAGGTGGTATTCCAACAGCCGAGATATCCTCAAAAACCATGGAATCCAGGTTGGTGCAGGGACTCTATTTTGCAGGAGAGATGATCGATCTGGATGCCGAAACGGGTGGATATAACCTGCAGATTGCCTACTCTACCGGATGGCTGGCCGGAAGGTCGTCCTCCGGATTATAGTTGTAACTCCACCTTTTTTCTGGAATAATTTTTATACTGAATCAACAATCCCATACATCCGATTTTA
It contains:
- a CDS encoding NAD(P)/FAD-dependent oxidoreductase; translated protein: MDNYDVLVVGAGPAGLLAAGSAAQRGSRVLVLEKMRQEGRKLLISGKGRCNITNDAEVTEFVRHVHPSGRFLRPAFGQFFSKEILELLHQYGVETICERGGRYFPASNHSSDVLSALLRWLKELNVEIRCGHRVEKLILVNRVIQGVQSDGQEFRAPRVILATGGKSYPATGSNGEGYELARSAGHTLTPVRPALVPLETTGDMARKLQGLTLKNVRATVWVNDKKRAEDFGEMIFTHFGLSGPVILTLSRMVVDALREESQVEVSIDLKPALDEQKLDTRLLRDLNASGKKLITNLFRNWLPASMIPVFLDTLGIDPAKEGHQISSGERKAIRNLMKDLRFKIQAHRSFKEAIITAGGIPTAEISSKTMESRLVQGLYFAGEMIDLDAETGGYNLQIAYSTGWLAGRSSSGL